A portion of the Natronococcus sp. AD-5 genome contains these proteins:
- a CDS encoding 30S ribosomal protein S4e, with protein MTKHQKRLSVPKSWPVERKTEVFTVKAGAGPHGKDGVPLVVLLRDVLGYVDSKKEARYALSQDSILVNGEPINDEQRPIGMFDIIAFPGREEYYRVFPDEGGRLALTEIDEESAGSRLGKVEGKQQVSGGDTQLTLHDGTNVLVEESEYSTNDSVVVDNDDKSIVAHFPYEDGALVTAVRGNHGGKIGEIANIDVTPGSGSNIVTVETDDGAFETVEEYVVVIDENFTGDAEASEDANGETVSAGDDE; from the coding sequence ATGACGAAGCACCAGAAACGACTGTCCGTACCGAAGTCCTGGCCGGTCGAGCGCAAGACCGAGGTCTTCACGGTCAAAGCCGGTGCCGGCCCGCACGGAAAAGACGGCGTTCCGCTCGTCGTCCTCCTGCGGGACGTCCTCGGCTACGTGGACTCGAAGAAAGAAGCACGATACGCCCTCTCGCAGGACTCGATCCTCGTCAACGGGGAACCGATCAACGACGAACAGCGCCCGATCGGCATGTTCGACATCATCGCGTTCCCCGGCCGCGAGGAGTACTACCGGGTCTTCCCCGACGAAGGCGGTCGGCTCGCGCTGACCGAGATCGACGAGGAGTCCGCCGGGAGCCGCCTCGGCAAGGTCGAGGGCAAGCAGCAGGTCTCGGGTGGAGACACCCAGCTGACGCTGCACGACGGCACGAACGTGCTCGTCGAGGAGAGCGAGTACAGCACGAACGATTCGGTCGTCGTCGACAACGACGACAAGTCGATCGTCGCCCACTTCCCGTACGAGGACGGCGCACTCGTCACCGCCGTCCGCGGCAACCACGGCGGCAAGATCGGCGAGATCGCCAACATCGACGTGACGCCCGGCAGCGGCTCGAACATCGTCACCGTGGAAACGGACGACGGCGCGTTCGAGACCGTCGAGGAGTACGTCGTCGTCATCGACGAGAACTTCACGGGCGACGCGGAAGCGTCGGAAGACGCGAACGGTGAAACCGTGAGCGCGGGTGATGACGAATGA
- a CDS encoding 50S ribosomal protein L5, whose translation MSEASDADFHEMREPRVEKVVVHMGVGRGGRELGKAEDIIEEITGQQSVRTQAKRTEPDFGIRQGDPIGTKVTLRDEDAYDFLETALPLAELAANQFDDTGNFSFGIEEHTEFPSQEYDPNVGIYGLDVTVNLVRPGYRIAKRDKATRSIPSKHRLTPEDAIAFLEANFDVSVEESTDE comes from the coding sequence ATGAGCGAAGCCAGCGACGCTGACTTCCACGAGATGCGCGAACCCCGCGTCGAGAAAGTCGTCGTCCACATGGGCGTCGGCCGCGGTGGCCGCGAACTCGGCAAAGCCGAGGACATCATCGAGGAGATCACCGGTCAGCAAAGCGTCCGCACCCAGGCGAAACGCACCGAACCCGACTTCGGCATTCGCCAGGGCGACCCGATCGGCACGAAGGTCACGCTTCGCGACGAAGATGCCTACGACTTCCTCGAGACGGCCCTGCCGCTCGCGGAACTCGCCGCAAATCAGTTCGACGACACGGGCAACTTCAGCTTCGGGATCGAAGAACACACCGAGTTCCCGAGCCAGGAGTACGACCCGAACGTCGGGATCTACGGGCTGGACGTCACCGTCAACCTGGTGCGTCCGGGCTACCGCATCGCCAAGCGCGACAAGGCCACCCGATCGATCCCGTCGAAGCACCGACTCACCCCCGAGGACGCCATCGCGTTCCTCGAGGCGAACTTCGACGTGAGCGTGGAGGAGTCCACGGATGAGTGA
- a CDS encoding 30S ribosomal protein S14 yields MSESDVENEQTGEHAAKRTGQIEECQRCGRKQGLVGKYDINLCRQCFREIARDMGFKKYR; encoded by the coding sequence ATGAGTGAAAGCGACGTAGAAAACGAGCAAACGGGTGAACACGCGGCGAAGCGCACCGGCCAGATCGAGGAGTGCCAGCGCTGCGGCCGCAAACAGGGGCTCGTCGGCAAGTACGACATCAACCTCTGTCGGCAGTGTTTCCGCGAGATCGCCCGCGACATGGGATTCAAGAAGTACCGATAA
- a CDS encoding 30S ribosomal protein S8 has translation MTGNDPLSNALSGIDNAESVGKLSHEVTPASNEIGSVLEVFYDRGYIDGFEFVDDGKAGQFEVELKGAINECGPVKPRYSVGADGFEKWEKRYLPARDFGALVVTTSSGIMSHYEAREQGIGGQVIAYVY, from the coding sequence ATGACCGGAAACGACCCACTCAGCAACGCGCTCTCGGGGATCGACAACGCCGAGAGCGTCGGTAAACTGAGCCACGAGGTAACGCCCGCCTCGAACGAGATCGGCAGCGTGCTCGAGGTCTTCTACGACCGCGGGTACATCGACGGCTTCGAGTTCGTCGACGACGGCAAGGCCGGTCAGTTCGAGGTCGAACTGAAAGGAGCGATCAACGAGTGTGGCCCCGTCAAACCCCGCTACAGCGTCGGTGCCGACGGTTTCGAGAAGTGGGAGAAGCGATACCTCCCCGCTCGAGACTTCGGCGCGCTCGTCGTGACGACGAGCAGTGGCATCATGAGCCACTACGAGGCGCGCGAGCAGGGCATCGGGGGCCAGGTGATCGCATACGTCTACTAA
- a CDS encoding 50S ribosomal protein L6 has protein sequence MRVELEIPENVSVEVDHLDVTVDGPEGAVTRRLWYPDVTVEVEDDHVVIESDAEDAKTNATVGTFESHVRNAFHGVTEGWEYKMEVFYSHFPMQVRVEGDDVVIENFLGEKAARRTTIHGDTEVSVDDERLVLSGPNKEDVGQTAADIEQLTRVSGKDTRVFQDGVYITEKPAAGGA, from the coding sequence ATGCGAGTCGAACTGGAAATCCCCGAAAACGTATCCGTCGAGGTCGACCATCTCGACGTGACCGTCGATGGACCGGAAGGCGCCGTAACGCGGCGTCTCTGGTACCCCGACGTGACCGTCGAGGTCGAAGACGACCACGTGGTCATCGAGAGCGACGCCGAGGACGCGAAGACGAACGCGACCGTCGGCACCTTCGAGAGCCACGTCCGAAACGCCTTCCACGGCGTGACCGAGGGCTGGGAGTACAAGATGGAGGTCTTCTACTCTCACTTCCCCATGCAGGTCCGCGTGGAAGGCGACGATGTCGTCATCGAGAACTTCCTCGGCGAAAAGGCAGCGCGACGTACGACTATCCACGGTGATACCGAGGTCTCCGTCGACGACGAACGGCTCGTCCTCTCGGGCCCCAACAAGGAAGACGTCGGACAGACGGCGGCCGACATCGAGCAGCTGACGCGCGTCAGCGGCAAGGACACCCGCGTCTTCCAGGACGGGGTCTACATCACCGAGAAACCCGCCGCAGGAGGTGCCTGA
- a CDS encoding 50S ribosomal protein L32e: MADDEPQELEDISGVGASKADALRDAGFETIEDVKEADQADLAEADGVGNALAARIKADVGDLEVSEETEAEIEDEGVEEEAEPEEDVETELQPRGLTEKTPELSDDEERLLNRRKQEGKPQFNRQDYHKKKRTPESWRRPRGQLSKQRRGVKGKGQKVQAGFRTPEAVRGKHPSGFDEVYVENVDDLEGVDGDTEAVRIASSVGARKRERIEEVAEDQGVRVLNPTYEEVEVESND; the protein is encoded by the coding sequence ATGGCAGACGACGAACCGCAGGAACTCGAGGACATCAGTGGCGTCGGTGCGAGCAAGGCAGACGCGCTCCGCGATGCCGGCTTCGAGACGATCGAAGACGTCAAGGAGGCCGACCAGGCCGACCTGGCCGAGGCCGACGGCGTCGGGAACGCACTCGCCGCTCGTATCAAAGCCGACGTCGGCGATCTCGAGGTCTCCGAGGAGACCGAAGCCGAGATCGAAGACGAAGGCGTCGAAGAAGAAGCAGAACCGGAGGAAGACGTCGAGACCGAACTGCAGCCGCGCGGGCTGACCGAGAAGACGCCCGAGCTCTCCGACGACGAAGAGCGCCTGCTCAACCGTCGCAAACAGGAGGGCAAGCCGCAGTTCAACCGTCAGGACTACCACAAGAAGAAGCGAACGCCCGAATCATGGCGCCGCCCGCGCGGTCAGCTGTCGAAGCAGCGCCGCGGCGTCAAGGGCAAGGGCCAGAAGGTCCAGGCAGGCTTCCGCACTCCCGAGGCCGTTCGCGGGAAACACCCCAGCGGCTTCGACGAGGTCTACGTCGAGAACGTCGACGACCTCGAGGGCGTCGACGGCGACACGGAAGCAGTCCGGATCGCCTCTTCCGTCGGCGCGCGCAAGCGCGAACGGATCGAAGAGGTCGCCGAGGACCAGGGCGTTCGCGTCCTGAACCCGACCTACGAGGAAGTCGAGGTGGAATCCAATGACTGA
- a CDS encoding 50S ribosomal protein L19e, translating to MTDLSAQKRLAADVLDVGKNRVWIDPDAQGEIAEAITRDEIRELVDDGRIQAKDARGNSRGRARERNAKRAYGHRKGQGKRKGKKGARQNEKEQWQNQIRAQRRKLRELRDKGELTPTQYRELYKKAGGGEFRSVRYLLNYIDDNYGDQ from the coding sequence ATGACTGATCTGTCCGCACAGAAGCGACTCGCCGCCGACGTCCTCGACGTCGGCAAGAACCGCGTCTGGATCGACCCGGACGCCCAGGGTGAGATCGCGGAAGCGATCACCCGCGATGAGATCCGCGAACTCGTCGACGACGGCCGTATTCAGGCCAAAGACGCGCGCGGAAACTCCCGCGGCCGTGCCCGTGAGCGCAACGCGAAACGCGCCTACGGACACCGCAAGGGCCAGGGCAAGCGCAAGGGCAAGAAGGGCGCACGCCAGAACGAGAAAGAACAGTGGCAGAACCAGATTCGTGCACAGCGACGGAAGCTGCGCGAACTCCGCGACAAGGGCGAACTCACGCCCACGCAGTACCGCGAGCTCTACAAGAAGGCTGGCGGCGGCGAGTTCCGTAGCGTCCGGTACCTGTTGAACTACATCGACGACAACTACGGTGACCAATAA
- a CDS encoding 50S ribosomal protein L18, with translation MATGPRYKVPMRRRREVRTDYHQRLRLLKSGKPRLVARKSNKHTMAQLIVPGPQGDETLASAHSSDLEEYGWEAPTSNISAAYLTGLLAGKRAVEAGVEEAVLDIGLNTATPGNKVFAVQEGAIDAGLEIPHNDSVLADWSRTRGEHIAEYAEQLDDPLYGGEFDATELPEHFDEVREAILE, from the coding sequence ATGGCGACAGGACCACGTTACAAAGTACCGATGCGCCGTCGCCGTGAGGTCCGGACGGACTACCATCAGAGGTTGCGCCTGCTGAAATCGGGCAAGCCCCGCCTCGTTGCTCGCAAGAGCAACAAGCACACCATGGCGCAGCTGATCGTCCCCGGTCCACAGGGCGACGAGACGCTCGCGAGCGCACACTCGAGCGATCTCGAGGAGTACGGCTGGGAAGCCCCCACGAGCAACATCTCCGCGGCGTACCTCACCGGCCTGCTGGCCGGCAAACGGGCGGTCGAGGCCGGCGTCGAGGAAGCGGTCCTCGACATCGGTCTCAACACCGCAACGCCCGGTAACAAGGTGTTCGCGGTACAGGAGGGCGCGATCGACGCCGGCCTCGAGATCCCGCACAACGACAGCGTGCTCGCAGACTGGTCGCGTACGCGCGGCGAACACATCGCCGAGTACGCCGAGCAGCTCGACGATCCGCTGTACGGCGGCGAATTCGACGCAACAGAACTGCCAGAACACTTCGACGAGGTACGAGAGGCGATTCTCGAATGA
- a CDS encoding 30S ribosomal protein S5 — protein MSGNNYNDGGWEPVTRLGRMVQEGEIDTMEAALNSGLPLKEPEIVDQLLPGLDDEVLDINMVQRMTDSGRRVKFRCVVAVGDRNGYVGYAEGRDDQVGSAIQKAIGIAKLNIIKVPRGSGSWEDRSDRPHSLTRQTTGKAGSVEVELIPAPEGLGLAASDTVHAVLELAGIENAWTKSHGNTRTTVNLAKATFNALENASQSRHPSSRGGRDEAEVSE, from the coding sequence ATGAGTGGAAACAACTACAACGACGGTGGATGGGAACCCGTCACCCGTCTCGGCCGGATGGTCCAGGAGGGCGAAATCGACACGATGGAGGCCGCCCTCAACTCGGGTCTCCCCCTGAAGGAGCCCGAGATCGTCGACCAGCTCCTCCCCGGACTGGACGACGAAGTGCTGGACATCAACATGGTCCAGCGAATGACCGACTCCGGACGACGCGTCAAGTTCCGCTGCGTCGTCGCCGTCGGCGACCGCAACGGCTATGTCGGCTACGCGGAAGGCCGCGACGACCAGGTCGGGTCCGCCATCCAGAAGGCGATCGGTATCGCGAAGCTGAACATCATCAAAGTCCCCCGCGGCTCCGGCTCGTGGGAGGACCGCTCGGACCGACCGCACTCGCTGACCCGACAGACGACCGGCAAGGCCGGCTCCGTCGAGGTCGAGCTCATCCCCGCTCCCGAAGGGCTGGGACTGGCCGCGAGCGACACCGTCCACGCCGTCCTCGAACTGGCCGGTATCGAAAACGCCTGGACCAAGAGCCACGGCAACACACGGACGACGGTGAACCTCGCGAAGGCGACGTTCAACGCGCTCGAGAACGCCTCGCAGTCGCGTCACCCGAGCAGCCGCGGCGGCCGAGACGAAGCCGAGGTGAGTGAGTGA
- a CDS encoding 50S ribosomal protein L30, producing MKAVVQVRGEVNRQQDVQDTLDMLNIHGVNHCALVPETDAYNGMIAKVNDYVAIGEPDADVLETVLAKRAEPLEGRQSDVDEEWLAENTEYDDFGALAEALLAEETTLREEGLSPTLRLHPPRGGHDGIKKPTAEGGQLGKHTTEQINDLLESMR from the coding sequence ATGAAGGCAGTCGTGCAGGTTCGCGGCGAAGTGAACCGCCAGCAGGACGTCCAGGATACCCTGGATATGCTCAACATCCACGGCGTCAACCACTGCGCGCTCGTCCCCGAGACCGACGCGTACAACGGGATGATCGCCAAGGTCAACGACTACGTCGCGATCGGCGAACCCGACGCAGACGTACTCGAGACGGTCCTCGCGAAGCGCGCGGAACCGCTCGAGGGTCGGCAGTCGGACGTCGACGAGGAATGGCTCGCCGAGAACACCGAGTACGACGACTTCGGTGCGCTCGCCGAGGCGCTGCTCGCCGAGGAGACGACGCTCCGCGAGGAGGGGCTGTCGCCGACGCTGCGCCTCCACCCGCCCCGCGGCGGCCACGACGGCATCAAGAAGCCGACGGCCGAGGGCGGCCAACTCGGAAAACATACAACCGAGCAGATTAACGACCTGTTAGAATCGATGCGATAA
- a CDS encoding uL15m family ribosomal protein has translation MTSKKRRQRGSRTHGGGSHKNRRGAGHRGGRGRAGRSKHEFHNYEPKGKHGFKRPQDIRENVLEIDVQKLDEDAILYVADDLAEETDDSYELDARDIVEDGHEADVVKVLGSGQVRNALEVTADAFSESAREKLEAAGGEAVLSERAQEAKEAEADEAEQNEE, from the coding sequence ATGACGAGCAAAAAACGACGCCAGCGCGGATCGCGGACGCACGGGGGCGGCTCCCACAAGAATCGACGGGGAGCGGGCCACCGCGGCGGACGCGGGCGCGCCGGCCGCAGCAAACACGAGTTCCACAACTACGAACCGAAAGGCAAACACGGCTTCAAGCGACCGCAGGACATCCGAGAGAACGTCCTCGAGATCGACGTCCAGAAGTTAGACGAGGACGCGATCCTCTACGTCGCCGACGACCTCGCCGAGGAGACCGACGACAGCTACGAACTCGACGCCCGCGACATCGTCGAGGACGGCCACGAGGCCGACGTCGTCAAGGTGCTCGGATCCGGGCAGGTCCGCAACGCGCTCGAGGTGACGGCGGACGCCTTCTCCGAGAGCGCTCGCGAGAAGCTCGAGGCTGCCGGCGGTGAGGCAGTCCTCTCGGAGCGAGCCCAGGAAGCGAAAGAGGCCGAAGCCGACGAAGCCGAACAGAACGAGGAGTAA
- the secY gene encoding preprotein translocase subunit SecY: protein MGWKEAAEPVLTRMPTVRRPEGHVPFKRKLTWTAGILVLYFFLTNIALLGLQAEGATDLFGEFRAVLAGEFGSLLQVGIGPIVTASIVMQLLGGANLLGLDTDDPRDQVLYQGLQKLLVIVMTVLTALPMVFAGGFLPAQQSLTLGGFTFDSTQVQVLMFLQIFAGGVLILYMDEVVSKWGVGSGIGLFIIAGVSQRLVTGLVQPTEGGFFYDWYRIIFGEVEVGSLVAGDGLNTLLLNEGHFIALLTTILIFAIVVYAESVRVEIPLSHARVKGARGRFPVKLIYASVLPMILVRAVQANVQFMGQILNRTWGGGMPAVLGQYNAQGEPVSGFFYYTAPIYSPADWMWWTGQVAQETWMVLIRISIDVTFMVVGGAIFAIFWVETTNMGPEATAQQIQNSGMQIPGFRQNVGVIEKVMERYIPQVTVIGGALVGLLAVWANMLGTIGNVTGTGLLLAVSITYKLYEEIAEEQMMEMHPMMRQMFGSED, encoded by the coding sequence ATGGGATGGAAGGAAGCCGCTGAACCGGTCTTAACGCGGATGCCGACAGTGCGCCGTCCGGAAGGGCACGTCCCCTTCAAGCGGAAGCTGACGTGGACGGCCGGCATCCTCGTGTTGTACTTCTTCCTGACGAACATCGCGCTGCTCGGACTGCAGGCCGAGGGCGCAACCGACCTCTTCGGTGAGTTCCGAGCCGTCCTGGCGGGCGAGTTCGGCTCGCTGTTGCAGGTGGGTATCGGCCCCATCGTCACGGCAAGCATCGTCATGCAGTTACTCGGTGGAGCGAATCTCCTCGGTCTCGACACCGACGATCCGCGAGACCAGGTGCTCTACCAGGGGCTGCAGAAGCTGCTCGTCATCGTGATGACGGTGCTGACCGCGCTCCCGATGGTGTTCGCCGGCGGCTTCCTCCCAGCCCAGCAGTCGCTGACGCTCGGCGGGTTCACCTTCGACAGCACGCAGGTCCAAGTGCTGATGTTCCTCCAGATCTTCGCCGGCGGTGTCCTCATCCTGTACATGGACGAGGTCGTCAGCAAGTGGGGGGTCGGCAGCGGGATCGGACTGTTCATCATCGCCGGCGTGAGCCAGCGACTGGTGACCGGACTCGTCCAGCCCACCGAGGGCGGGTTCTTCTACGACTGGTACCGGATCATCTTCGGCGAGGTCGAGGTCGGCTCGCTCGTCGCCGGTGACGGGCTGAACACGCTGCTGCTCAACGAGGGCCACTTCATCGCCCTGTTGACGACGATCCTGATCTTCGCGATCGTCGTCTACGCCGAGTCCGTGCGCGTGGAAATCCCGCTCAGTCACGCCCGGGTCAAGGGCGCACGCGGTCGGTTTCCGGTGAAACTCATCTACGCGAGCGTCCTGCCGATGATCCTCGTTCGGGCGGTCCAGGCCAACGTCCAGTTCATGGGACAGATCCTGAACCGAACGTGGGGCGGTGGCATGCCCGCCGTGCTGGGACAGTACAACGCCCAGGGAGAACCCGTCAGCGGGTTCTTCTACTACACCGCGCCGATCTACTCACCCGCCGACTGGATGTGGTGGACCGGCCAGGTCGCCCAGGAAACCTGGATGGTGCTGATCCGCATCTCGATCGACGTGACGTTCATGGTCGTCGGCGGTGCGATCTTCGCCATCTTCTGGGTGGAGACCACCAACATGGGCCCGGAAGCGACGGCCCAGCAGATCCAGAACTCCGGGATGCAGATCCCCGGCTTCCGGCAGAACGTCGGCGTCATCGAGAAGGTCATGGAACGGTATATCCCGCAGGTGACCGTCATCGGTGGTGCCCTCGTCGGGCTGCTCGCCGTCTGGGCGAACATGCTCGGCACCATCGGTAACGTCACCGGAACCGGCCTGCTGCTCGCCGTCTCCATCACGTACAAACTGTACGAGGAGATCGCCGAGGAGCAGATGATGGAGATGCACCCGATGATGCGCCAGATGTTCGGCAGCGAGGACTGA
- a CDS encoding DUF7845 domain-containing protein, translated as MKPYYALTDVGKSHDWSTNGKPCGTFEAGGETWRVCLDYDDQPLPRVDPSCELGTERVNGEHVTSEREGTFPAPAGVRSP; from the coding sequence CTGAAACCGTACTACGCGCTTACTGACGTCGGGAAGAGTCACGACTGGAGTACTAACGGAAAGCCATGCGGTACCTTCGAAGCCGGCGGCGAGACCTGGCGCGTCTGTCTCGACTACGACGACCAGCCGCTTCCGCGGGTCGATCCGTCTTGCGAGCTCGGGACGGAGCGCGTGAACGGCGAACACGTGACCAGCGAGCGAGAAGGGACGTTTCCGGCGCCTGCTGGCGTACGATCGCCGTAG